The DNA window gaatgaatccgggtggagtcgcaggttctattctcaaagcaaagctcaaaagaagtgacaaaggatgaCGCGCTACCATAGTTATCTTTTTGGCCCGCCCACCcgtccaatcagaacgcagtattgaccaccaatcggagcggaggggtgtggaaaaggcgacgcaaatgcacgcctacgtagcTCACTGCGTTTACACTACGCCCCTAATCGAGATCGGAATcgttaccacagctgttgtgtaacagggtcccgacgatttacaagatcgttatacgggtcgcatgctcgttcctaaagtctgtgtgtgtgtgtgacacctcgcatacgatttcaccaacgacTCAGCAACCAGGAACTGTGATgtcgtagcgatctcgttcacgatctcgttatgtgtgactggaccttaagggttaAACTTATCTTGCTGGAAAATTGAATCCCAGAAGAATTCCTATGCGTTTCCCCCACTTTTACTGGGGTTTGTCAGGGGATGTTACCGAGCCGTGAAAAATTCACTATATTTCAGGCCACCTTATAATTTCTAGTTTCCTTATTATGGATCCGTATAAATATTCCCAAAAGAACGTCCTCCTGGGCAATGCAGAGAGAAATTACAGCATAACCACCCTATAAATACAGGGCTGAGGTCATTGGACTTTTGTATATAgatgttgtgacgacatggactctgtcagtgcctagcatgggttaagtttcttaaaattcagccagacatgataatAACTTGTTTATAAATGGTGGATAAGCCCCTcagtgtttctacaagactcttagggtggtgtcacacacagcgacgacgacaacgacgtcgctgctacgtcaccattttctgtgacgttgcagcgacgtcccgtcgctgtcgctgtttgtgacatccagcaacgagctggcccctgctgtgaggtcgccgctcgttactgaatgtccagcttcattttttggtcgtcgctctcccgctgtgccgcacacatcgctgtgtgtgacagcaagagagcgacgaaatgaagcgagcagggagcaggagccggcgtctggcagctgcggaaagctgtaaccagggtaagcatcgggtaaccaagggaagacctttccctggttacccgatatttaccttcgttaccagcgtccgccgctctcgctgccagtgccggctccctgctctctgcacgtgtagctgcagtacacatcgggtaattaaccccatgtgtactgtagctaggagagcaaggagctagcgctaagcagtgtgcgcggctccctgctctctgtagcacagcgacgcgtgtcgttatgatcgctgctgcttctgctgtgtttgacagctaagcagcgatcataacagcgacttacaaggtcgctgttgcgtcacataaaatggtgacttaacagcgacgtcgctgtcgctatgtgtgaacccagcttaagaagtctagtgttaaagttcttgttgactcatgtaattgccttggccagtgaaggtcagatacccagaccaatcaattatgcaaacctcccattgtattgctagatgcgatgtaacttagctgtctctccctcgtctctgccagagaccattaatactagggatattttgtatacggcttgaaatctagccaataagagcccagtcttacccattaattgtgaagaccccaatggtctgaatggagagctcaggggtataagaaggaggactgtccattgcccgggtagactcttgctacatgctaccaatctaggatcttgCGGATCCGATTTGCAAGCccgaaccgaacctggattataatactatatggatttcagcatcgaatgcaaggattcggctgagatatcaaggactacctaaggaaggaatccagcttgggacaatccagtcacctgactacaagcTTTGTggtcctcacacagcttcctaaatctggcgttattccattctcagtgggtgcccgcaaaagcggggtgctgctggtttggagtaagtagccctggaagctctgaggcacggacattctaatccctggtgagccagcagaagggtgagaaactgttgccggttacatttgtgtggttttgctggttatgtgctatgtgctgttaattgtttggggatccaataaagtcttaatattgtgattcccgcaccctgtgttgtctgagtagtgttccgcccacggttaaggaggtcgggcgttcagttgggatgagccctgggccacgctgtctttctaaaggcggccgggtcagcggacgagagcacccgctgacccccgtgtctccacaggagagcacccgctgacccccgtgtctccacaggagagcacccgctgacccccgtgtctccacaggagagcacccgctgacccccgtgtctgcacaggagagcgcccgctgacccccgtgtctgcacaggagagcgcccgctgacccccgtgtctgcaCAGGGGAgcgcccgctgacccccgtgtctccacaggagagcgcccgctgacccccgtgtctccacaggagagcgcccgctgacccccgtgtctccacaggagagcgcccgctgacccccgtgtctccacaggagagcgcccgctgacccccgtgtctccacaggagagcgcccgctgacccccgtgtctccccaggagagcgcccgctgacccccgtgtctccccaggagagcgcccgctgacccccgtgtctccccaggagagcgcccgctgacccccgtgtctccccaCGAGAgctcccgctgacccccgtgtctccccaGGAGAgctcccgctgacccccgtgtctccccaggagagcgcccgctgacccccgtgtctccccaggagagcgcccgctgacccccgtgtctccccaggagagcgcccgctgacccccgtgtctccccaggagagcgcccgctgacccccgtgtctccccaggagagcgcccgctgacccccgtgtctccacaggagagcgcccgctgacccccgtgtctccacaggagagcgcccgctgacccccgtgtctccacaggagagcgcccgctgacccccgtgtctccacaggagagcgcccgctgacccccgtgtctccacagatgtGTCTATTAACTTCATTATCTATTGGAGTGTTCTTCAATAGAAGAATTTGCATAGTTTGTCCCATCCGTGACTGTATATATCACCAACAGTATTATTAGTATTATCAATATCCTCAAATCTGGACTTTGTGCAATGTGTGATTGAATTATTCTGACCTCAGCACTAACTGCACCTCTATGGGTGATGGGTATTAATCTGGCACACTGCTACGTACAGGGTTAATAGGGTGAGtcgacgttgagcgggggcgcccaaaacattatGGTGTATTAACCTCCATGGGTAGGAAGGAGCGAGACTAGGGGATTGTAGCCCAGCACTATAGGCTAATACTCCGATACCATATCTGTGATATTAGTAAATGTGTATACACCGGGCTATCCCGCACTACATAGATAACCCTACCTACGAGTACCCAGCCCTGCACGATATTTGCTGAGTGTTTACTGACTGTTGTAACTAACTGAGTTACATGGTCTTGATAATTTCTTAACTATAACTAAGAAGCAACTAAAATCTTcccataatattgcatttttttattatatatatatatatatatatatatatatatatctatatatatatatatatatatatatatatatatattttatatttatttaattttattttttattttttttgtgtttttggtgAAGGTTTTGAACagctttttatgttttgttttttttttttttttttaattaattagttCATTTTTGCTGTTTTCTATTTGAATATTTTCTGCAGAAATCGCCCCTGAAAATGCAACTAAAATCTTCCCAGAatattgcgttttgtttttttttattttttttatgtgtttttggtgcagattttgaataccttttttatgttttatttatttatttatttttgctgttttctaTTTGAATATTTTCTGAAGACATTGCCTTTGAAAAATGCAACTAAATTCTACCCAGAATATTGCAGGTTTTTTTTGCttatatttttatgtgtttgtagtaCAGGTTTTGAAtagctttttttatgttttttttatttatttatttttgccctTTTCCATTTGAATATTTTCTGCGAATATTGCTCCCAAAATATTAAGCTAAAATCCACCCAGAAtattgcgggtttttttttttaaatgtttttggtGCAGGTTTtgagcagcatttttttttttaattttatttttgctgttttctaTTTGAATATTTTCTGCAGACATCGCCCCTGAAAAATGCAACTAAAATCTTACCTGAATAttgctttttttatgtttttgtttttttatatttttatgtgttttttgggGCAGGTTTTGAATaccttttttatgttttatttatatatttattcatttatttatttttgctgttttctaTTTGAATATTTTCTGCAGACATCGCCATTGAAAAATGCAACTAAAATCTACCCAGAATATTGCAGGGtttttttatgtttatatttttgtgtttttggtgcagGTTTTGAAtagcttttttatgttttatttatttatttatgctgTTTTTTTATTTGAATATTTTCTGTGGATATCCCCCCCAAATATTCAACTAAAATCTACCCAGAATATTGCGTTTTtggatttttattattttattttttatgtgtttttggtgaAGGTTTTAAGCAGCTGTTTaatgtgttgggtttttttttaattttatttatttatttttgctgttttctaTTTGAATACTTTCTGCGTATATTTCCCCCCAAAATATGCAACTACAATCTTCCTTGAATATTTCATTTTTGCCAAGATTTtgtgttttggtgcagatttggagcagttttttatgttttatttatttttttatttattgttgcaGTTTTACTATTTGAATATTTTCTGTTGATATCCCATCCAAAATATGCAACTGCAATTGTTCCTGAATATTgcattttttgccatgttttttttcctgttttttttgtgcagattttgaGCAGTTTTGTATgtgctttttctttttcttttatttattattttttaaaaatacagcTAGAAGCTTCCCTGAATATTgtctttttgccatgttttttttaatatgtttttgaTGCAGGTTTTGAGCAGTttatgtgttttcttttttttttttatttatttatttaattttttttaatacagCTAAAAGCTTCCTTGAATATTgtctttttgccatgttttttttaatgtgtttttgatgCAGGTTTTGAGCAGCTTTGTATGTGTTttccttttatttatttaatttattttttaagtaCAGAAAAGTTTTGATTCGTCAATTAAAAGCGCGACTGCGTTTTTATTTTTGCACACATTTTTTGCTCTGATTGGCAGATCGCATGCATGTCGCTTGGACAACTAAACACAGCAGATATTTCTATACAAAAAAGCAGCATTTACACTAAGTGGGAACAGGTCCTAAATGTGAATAAATCCTTGCTAGTACAGTCAAAATATCCCATTTATTAAACCTTTATGCACCCCTCTATCCTCTCCTGTAGGCTGCACCAGGAATACTTTGAAGCTCCCACATGCCGGGGCGGTGCTACAACCAAGGTGTTCCTCGTCGGAGATTATTCCTCCTCTGCTGAGTTTTTTGTCACCATTGCAGTGTTCGCTTTCCTGTACTCCCTTGGAGCCCTGGTCACTTATATATTCCTACAGAACAAATACCGCGAGAACAACAAGGGTCCCATGATTGTAAGTCAGCCTTAATTCCCTGAAAagccaaaagtacaaaagccaattCACACATTTAGTTGTATTCCGGCCATAATTTGTATGTTTTGGACCAGTTAACAGGTTAAAAATGTCCAGTTTTTACTCTCATTTTTTTCCCATTGCTTCCCTGAATATTCTGGTTTTTGATTTTTTAAAATCCGCCTTACGGTTCCAAAGATATCGACCCTTTTATTTAGTACTGGAGTGGCTcagaggatcctcaggggcgtgtctttaggctgctcagcATGATTAATGTGTAAGCCACACCTCCTTAGTGAAGATCATAAAAGGGctgatatctctggaaccgtatggcggattttgaaaaaacaaaaagcgTAATACTCAAGGGAACAGCGGGAATAAAGTAAGAACAAAAGCTGGCCCTTTTTATACTAGTGACCAATCCTCTTTAATGCTGTTTTTGCCTGTGTGCCGCAACATTGCCATGTTTGTGGCCACAAGATCTTCTAATGATTAAAAGAAATTTGACAAATAGATTGTGTCTGGTCTGAAAAATTCATCTGATCTGTATCAATTCAGATTGGAAACAGTAGGCTTCCACGCAGAACCGCTATGACACTGCTAGGTGGGGATACTCCGTTTTATTGCAACGTCCACCTCATGTTCAGCATTAGTTTATACCCCACTATTTTTCCAATGTTTTCCTCCCATAATCACTTTCTGCATTTTCATTTAAGGACTGTATAGTGACGGCCGTCTTTGCCTTCCTGTGGCTGGTAAGTTCAAGTGCGTGGGCCAAGGGCTTGTCCGACATAAAGCTGGCGACTGACCCAGAGTTGATCAAAGATCAGATCCCCGCATGTGAGAATCCAGAAAACAGATGTCAAGAAGTGAGGGATCCTGTTATGTCCGGGCTCAATACCTCTGTGGTGAGTATACGCTATATCCAGACTAATCACTGGTTACATGGGCGCCCTCTAGTGGTCATTCTGTTAATTACATTGCTATTTCTTCTACAGCTACAACCTCTTTAGGGCGcattcacactgcatttttttcatgACAGATTGGATCCAACAGCTTTTGAGGCCCAATAAGAAGGCACCAGTATTCTCTTAATGGTTTTACACTGGGGCCCAGTTATGCCTCTTCATATAGAGTGGGTTGTTTGGTGGCGATTGACTCCGACATTTCTGCTCCCTATATATAACAATGAAAAGATGGCAAATATTACTTTTTCCTTTGAGAAAATACTCCTATTGCGCCCATATAAAACCCAAAGATGtgttgcagctcagctcctattaaaGTGAATGGGAGATGAGATGCAGGACCCGAAAACAGCCTCTTTAAAGTGAACGGAGCTTATTTTTCCGCTCCGGCTTCAGGCACTGTTTATTTCGTAGCGGATGGGTGGGGGTATTGGCTGTCGGGATTCCCACTGTCTCACTTTGATGACATTCAATatgggctaaaaaaaaaaacattaaaaggaatctgtcagaaggttttgctATATAATTTGAGAGCAGAAtgttgtaggggcagagatcccgattccagcaatatgtcactagGTTATGTTATGCTGCTTTAATAAAATGtttgttttatcaccaggaggttatcactacaggactaggtgtctggtGCTTCCTAGTCCAGCCccacccacagcactgattggctgATTTCTGTGTAcatgccaatcagtggtatgggcgagGTTATACATAGTTCAGCATTCCAAGCTCCAATAGCTCTGCCGCAGAGAAAACTGCcattctatcacaactgctgcacccagtaaactaattgACACATtggtggaatcagagtctctgcccctacatcatgctgctctcagattacatagcaaaaacctgctgcagATTAAATTTCATATATGCCTGTTTTACACTATTTTCTGGTATCAAGGGACAGCACtgaggatctgaccctgtgatacaatgtacagtgtcagtgtgcagcttgtataacagtgtaaatctggtgtcctctaaataacttaatACACAGCCataaatgtctaaaccgctggcaacaaaagtgagtacacccctaaatgaaaatggccaaattgtgcccaaactgtgaatattttgtgtgcttgctattattttccagcactgacgTAACTCTCTTGGGCACGGAGGTAAATAGAGCGTCACAGGAGGTGCTGGATCCTCTTCTCTCCTCCGTGATGATattacggagctggtggatgttacagaccttttcGCTCCTCCAGCTTCTGTTTGAGGAGACCCcatagatgctccatagggtttaggtctggagacgctcagCCGATCCAGCacatttaccctcagtttctttagcgaggcagtggttgtcttggaggtgtttgggttcattatcatgttggaatatgaaggaaggagaacatgctctgcttcagtatgtcacaggtcatattgacattcatggttccctcaatgaactgtaaccCCCACAGTCGGCATAAGACCATGActgtccaccaccatgcctgactgtaggcaggacatacttgtctttgtcctcctcctctggttgccgccacacacgctgacaccatctgagccaaataagtttgtcttggtctcatcaggccacacgatggttctagtaatccatgcccttagtctgcttgtcttcagcaaacttttTTCAGCTTTTTTGAACATCATCTTCAGAAgatgcttccttctgggacgacagccatgcaaagCAATGTGTTGCAGTGTACGGTCTGACCAGTGACAGGCTGACACCCCCCCcccttgtaacctctgcagtatgcggcgtatggtctgagcactgacaggcggacccccccactcttgtaacctctgcagtgtgcagcgtatggtctgagcactgacaggcggacctcaCACCCCTGTcagctctgcagtgtgtggtgtatagtctgagcactgacaggcggaccccccacccctgtaacctatgCAGAAATGCTGGCCTTACTCATACgtctattctgaaaagacgacctcaggatatgatgctgagcacgtgctcTCAGCTTCTGTGCTCGGCCATGGtgaagcctgttctgagtggatcctctctggttataccgctgtatggtcttggccaccgtgctgcagctcagtgtcagagcggtgacaatcttcttatagcctcggccatctttatgtggagcaacgattttttttttcagatcttcggagaattctttgccatcaggagccatgctgaacttccagtgaccagtatgagagagtgtgtgagagataacaccaaatgcaaCACCCCTGACCCCCATTCACACctaagaccttgtaacactgagtcacatgacaccggatgGGAgataaaatggctaattgggcagaatttggccattttcacttagaggtgtactcacttttgttgatagcagtttagacattaatggctgtgtgctgagttatttagaggagacaccaaatttaccctgttatacaagctgcacactgacactgcacattgtatcacagggtcagatcttcagcccTTTTCCTTATACGATGAATATTGTAGAATATATGAGGTTGTTATATGGTGGAGGTGGGGTTTTTGGTATTAGCCGTGTGTCTGTTCCCTCTACTTTCAGGCCTTTGGATTTCTGAACTGCCTAATCTGGCTCGGAAACCTCTGGTTCGTATTCAAAGAGACGGGATGGACCGCTCCATTCATGAAGCAGCCACCGCCCGCCCAAGAGAAACAGCCGGCGCCGGACACCTACGCGCAGGGTCAGGGCTACGCTCAGCAGGACTCTTATGGACAACAACAACAAGGAGGTTACCAACCCGACTATTACGGCCAACAGCCTGAATACAACCAACAGGGGTACAGCCAAGGGGGGTACAGCCAGCAAGGTGTCCCGACCTCTTTCTCCAACCAGATGTGAGCTGGTGAGTGTCTCGCCGGTAAGAAAAACTGTATCCATCATCCATCCTAGAACAATAACTGGTCATTTCTGCCAAAACCAACAAATATTTCTATACGTAAGAGAACATGTACATCTTGTTTTGTAGAAGTCATTGAGCAAGTAATTCCAGGGCTATAGTATCATAAAACAAAATGCAACCCCTCCCCCTTTTTATTATGTCTGAGTCCATAGTGGAGCATATGGATGAAATGTTTCCTAAAATCCAATGACCAACTAAAAGGGATCATagtacaaaaaatataaaaaataatacaaaGGGAATACATTGCACAGGGAAGTTGCTGCACCTCAAACTGCCTCCCATTGCTATCAATGGGAAATCTGCATTGCCATATATACACTCTCAGATAATTCTATTATTGAAGActtgttttaatgtttttattgTCAGTGCTTTTATCGAGGGATGTGGCGTGAAATCTGGCGCTTTGTGATGGGCACATAATACGGTCTGTAGGTGATTATATACCTACCTATATATAGTCGGCCATCACTATACACCATGATCGTTCTCCTGGCGGTTATTCCGCGCGATCCCATACACGTGGACGCTCAGTTCAGCCGTGCTAAATGCAAATAAAGGACTAAACTTCTGAAAGTCACCTCTGTCCATGGGAACAAAAGGATTAGACATGTTGAAATAGCATGCCCAATCTGCTCTTCTTGCACCAACACTTTTACTCTTAGTTCCTATCCGTTTCCTCTTTTGTCTCTTAATGGATCTTCCA is part of the Anomaloglossus baeobatrachus isolate aAnoBae1 chromosome 9, aAnoBae1.hap1, whole genome shotgun sequence genome and encodes:
- the SYP gene encoding synaptophysin is translated as MDVVNQLVAGGQFRVVKEPLGFIKVLEWLFSIFAFATCGSYSGQFTLSIDCVNKTESKRNIKVDFEYPFKLHQEYFEAPTCRGGATTKVFLVGDYSSSAEFFVTIAVFAFLYSLGALVTYIFLQNKYRENNKGPMIDCIVTAVFAFLWLVSSSAWAKGLSDIKLATDPELIKDQIPACENPENRCQEVRDPVMSGLNTSVAFGFLNCLIWLGNLWFVFKETGWTAPFMKQPPPAQEKQPAPDTYAQGQGYAQQDSYGQQQQGGYQPDYYGQQPEYNQQGYSQGGYSQQGVPTSFSNQM